The Pectobacterium sp. A5351 genome contains the following window.
TAATAAAGCGCAGGTTGATACCAAATATCGCCGCTTCTGTGATGCCCAGCAGACAAGACAGCCCTGCGGGAACGGCAATCGCTCGAGTTTTGGCATCACGCGTTTTGAAGTATACCGCCAGACACGCGCCACCCTGCGCCACATTTGCCATCGCCCAAATCGGCAGCAGGAAGTTGACGCCGATATTCGGATTGCCAAGCAGTCCGGCTTCAATGGCATGGAAGCTGTGATGAACGCCGGTGATGACGATAACGGAGTAGAGGCCGCCAAACAGCAAACCGGCCAGCCAGCCCGCGTGAGCAATCAACGTGCTGAGTAAGAAAGAAATACCGTCGCCCAGCGCGCGCCCAGCCGGACCGATAATCAGCATAGCAACGAAGCCGGAAATGATGACCGTGAGGAACGGCGTGACGATGATATCCAGCGCGTCAGGTACGATTTTACGCAGGCGCTTTTCTACGATGCTCATGAACCAGACGGCCAGCAGGACCGGAAACACAGTACCCTGATAGCCGATCATGGCGATGTCCATGCCGAAAAAGTGCATGGTCTGGAAGCCCCCCGCGACGCCCCAGGCGTTGGTCAGCGCCGGGTGAGTCAGGATGCCGCCCAGCGTCGCGCCGAGATAGGGGTTGCCGCCGAACTCGCGCGCGGCGGTAAAACCGATCAGGATAGGCAGGATAATAAAGGCAGCGGAGCTGAACATATCCAGCATCACAAAGATCGCGCTGCTGGCATCGACCCAACCGTAGGTCTTGATCATGCCGAGTAGCCCCATCAACAGACCGGAGGCGATAATCGCCGGCATGATAGGGACGAAGATGTTTGATAGCAGACGCGCCAAACGTTGCAGCGGGTTTAGCTTCTTCGCTGCGATGGAGGCCGCTTCGGATTTACTCGATTCACTGATGCCAGCCGCTTTGATGAACTCGGCATACACCTTGTTGACCAGCCCTGTGCCGAAAATGATCTGCATTTGTCCCGCGTTCTGGAAACAGCCTTTCACGCCGTCAACGTTCTCGATGGCTTTCTTGTCAGCCAGACTGTCATCATTCAGTACCAGACGCAGGCGAGTCGCACAGTGAGCCGCGCTGGCGATATTCTCTTTCCCGCCGAGAAGCGGGATGAGCACGGCGGCAGTTTTGTTGATATCCATGTTATTCCTCTTTATATGTCGCCACTTTGACGTCGATTAGCGCGTAATCGACGCCAAGGCCGGGCAAGGGTTAGAACCAGGTTTCCATCTGGATACCGAAGTTCCATTCGCCGCCTGCTTTAAAGCCGGTGGAGCCAAACGTATCTTCACTGGAGTAGTTATCCAGCCGTTTATCCCAGTCCATGTAACTGGCAAACACGCGCAGTTCAGGACGGCTAAAGAAGTTGCCGATATCGCCGACCTTGAATGTTGGTGCGAAGGTCAGCTTATAGAAACCGCCGCTCACCTGATTCAGGTTTTTATAACCGCGCGGATCGAGGTCCATGTATTGATAGCTGCCTTCATAAGCCAGTGCAAAGTTTTCGGTGATTTCCTGAATCAGGCGCGCATTAAATGTCACCCACTCGTAGCTATCGCCGTTGACGTAACGGTCTTTGCTGGTTTGCGCCAAAATGGACGGGGCGAAGCTCCAGGTCTTGTTCAACGCCGTGGTGCCGTAGGTCGCAAAGCGCCAGGTGTTGGCATCGTTGGTCAGGTTGCCGTCGGCACCGATGTTTTTCACTTCGCCGCCCAGTCCGTGACCGTAGAGGATCGCGGTTTTCGATGTCCCTTTGCGCAAGCCGTAGAAGCTGTCACCGTGGTAAGCCACCATCGCGTGGTAGCCTTTATCGCCCGCATTGGTGTTGGTGACGACGGTGTTATCACGGCTTGTACCGGTGTTTGCTTTTACATCGTTATTTTTGGCCGTTAATCCGCTCAGCATGAACTGGAATGGCCCGACGTAGTTGTTGGTGGTAAAGACATAGTTTTTGATGTCGTTATCCAGCGAGGTAATTGGGCCGAGGCTACGGCCATACAGCGAGACGTTACTCTTGGCGCTATCCGCCCATTTCACGTCATAGATCCCGCCGCCGGTGCCCGCGAGGAAGACCACGTCGCTGTCCAGCCAGTGAATATCGAAGTTATCGCGATCGAAGCGTTTACCTGCCCACAGCGTAGTGTCCTTAAAGGCGCCGGTGAAGGTTGGCAGTGAGCCCAGTTCGACGAAGGCTTCACGAATGTTGAGTTTGCTATCATCTCCGGTCCAATCGTTATAGCTGCGCTGGCCATCCGCCATCATCACCTTGAAGCGAGTTGTCGCGCCGTTATCCAGCTTCTGTTTGTGCTCCAGTTTGATCTCGACGTAGGTGTCGTCTTCATTGCCTAAGCGACCGATATGTCCGCCAGTCTGGCCGGCAGGGGACATGCCCGGCCCGATATCGGTTTTGGAACTGGTGGCGGAGTCATTGATCGATAAGCCGGAGCGCGCGTAGCCGTGGAATTCAAATCCATCGGCAAATGATTTTTGCTTAGCCAGCGCCGTCGTGCGCTGTTCCACCTGCTGGGTTTTCTGTTCGGTTTGCGTGGTGCGGGTGGCAAGCTGTTGGGTTTGCTTTTCTGCGGCGTCGGCTCTGGCCTCGGCGGCCTGAGCACGGGCTTCGGCCTGTTGCAAACGCTGCTCCATGGCATTCAGACGGGCTTCAATACTATCGGTGTTGGCAGCAGAAACATAAAACGGGGAGGAGAGTAATAATCCTATCGTCACAGCAAGGTGGCTTGGTTTCATTTTTTCGTTCTCGTCGTGAAGTCGATTTATTGTTTTTGGATTTCTCATGTTTAGCTAAATTGCTAAACCGATTTTTCATAGGGAAAATAAAAGCCAGCAGGAGGGTTAGCAAGAAATTTCACTCGCCCGATTCTGTAACTGTGATCCTGACGACAAAACCGGGCGGTAACCGTATTAAACGGAGGGACTTAGGGTTTGGCTAAGGGGAGCGTGTCTAACTGTTGAGCATAGGGAAGTGCGGTCATCGCGCCTTTTGCCGTGGTGGCAAGAGCACCGCACCGCTGCGCCTGAGCGATAATCGGGTCCCAGCTCAGCGGCTGTGACAGATCGTCATACTGCGCCAGGCCGTGCAATAAACCGGCAACGAAGGCGTCACCTGCACCTGTGGTATCGACGGGGGTCACCAATGGTGCGACAAAGTGCTGTAGCTGGTGGCGATCGTGCAGCCAGACGCCTTCGCTGCCCAGTGTCACCAGCAAGAGCCGGGTGGGGTAGCGCTGCATGAACTGCTGAATCCCCGCTTCAACATCCGGTGTTGAACAGAGGAAAGCGAGTTCTTCACGCGACAGTTTCACCACGTCGGCCAGCATCAGCGCCTGTGTCAGGCAGTCGCGCAGTTCCTGCTCATTTTGCCACAGGTCGTCACGGATATTCGGGTCGAAGCTAACCCTGCCTCGCGCGGCTTTCACTTGCCGCATCGCCTCAAAGGCGGTACTGCGTGAAGGTTCCTGTGAGAGCGCGATGGAGCAGAGGTGCAGCCACTCTCTTTGGTTGAACATCGGCAGGTCTTCCGGCTGTAAAAACAGGTCGGCACTCGGGCGTACCATAAACGTGAAGGTGCGTTCGCCTGCGTCATCTAGACTGACAACCACGGTTGAGGTTCTGTGGTGCCCGTCGTGTGCCATGTGGTGGGTATCGACGTTCTCCTGCTCCAGCACCGTTTTTAGAAAATGACCAAAAACATCTTCACCGACGCGCCCGATAAACGCGCTGTTTCCCCCCAGTCTGGCAATGCCGACTGCGACATTGGCCGGTGCGCCGCCGGGACATTTCAGATAGCGTTCCGTATCTTCCGGGATGAGATCGACAACGGCGTCGCCCATGACCCAAATTCTGTTTGCCATAACGTTACTCTTATCAACGATAATCAGACTGTTTGCTAACATAAAAGAATCGGTTTAGCTAAGCAATACTCTTCACCGCAGAGACGTATCCACATCAATAAAACGCACTTTTCCACATCGTAATGGTGAAAATTTATGCGATAGTCATCACGTTGCCACGGTCATCGGACTAAATAAACGGGCCTGCCATCCGATAGTTATGAGGTATGGCTCAATGAATCCGGGAATCAAGCCGCAAAAAGGACGAATGGAGAAGGATATGCATTACCCCACCTTTTTCCGGGGTTACCCCGGTGCGTAATTACAACCTGCTTTGGGGAATATGGGCACTATGGGCTTTGTTGGTCGTCGCCTGGCTTATTGATATTTATAGCGAATTCCCTCTTCGCTATTACGGTCAGGGAGTGGCTGCCGTACTCGTCACGAGTGCCACGATCGCATTTTTCTATACTGTTAAAAGGAATAACACGATGTTTTCATTTGATAAAAACAAAAAAGATGCAAAAGAACCGCAAGAGCGCAGTGAAATAAACAGCTCCCCCGCTATCAGTCCATCGAACGAGTTGATTAATTCAGTGAACCCTGTGCGTGTGAAAAAAGACACCTTCATTTCTCAGGGCGCACGGATGACGGGTTCTCTGGTTGTGGATGGCAACATTACC
Protein-coding sequences here:
- a CDS encoding aminoimidazole riboside kinase — protein: MANRIWVMGDAVVDLIPEDTERYLKCPGGAPANVAVGIARLGGNSAFIGRVGEDVFGHFLKTVLEQENVDTHHMAHDGHHRTSTVVVSLDDAGERTFTFMVRPSADLFLQPEDLPMFNQREWLHLCSIALSQEPSRSTAFEAMRQVKAARGRVSFDPNIRDDLWQNEQELRDCLTQALMLADVVKLSREELAFLCSTPDVEAGIQQFMQRYPTRLLLVTLGSEGVWLHDRHQLQHFVAPLVTPVDTTGAGDAFVAGLLHGLAQYDDLSQPLSWDPIIAQAQRCGALATTAKGAMTALPYAQQLDTLPLAKP
- a CDS encoding sucrose-specific PTS transporter subunit IIBC, with protein sequence MDINKTAAVLIPLLGGKENIASAAHCATRLRLVLNDDSLADKKAIENVDGVKGCFQNAGQMQIIFGTGLVNKVYAEFIKAAGISESSKSEAASIAAKKLNPLQRLARLLSNIFVPIMPAIIASGLLMGLLGMIKTYGWVDASSAIFVMLDMFSSAAFIILPILIGFTAAREFGGNPYLGATLGGILTHPALTNAWGVAGGFQTMHFFGMDIAMIGYQGTVFPVLLAVWFMSIVEKRLRKIVPDALDIIVTPFLTVIISGFVAMLIIGPAGRALGDGISFLLSTLIAHAGWLAGLLFGGLYSVIVITGVHHSFHAIEAGLLGNPNIGVNFLLPIWAMANVAQGGACLAVYFKTRDAKTRAIAVPAGLSCLLGITEAAIFGINLRFIKPFLAALAGGALGGAWVVFNHVNMTAVGLTGFPGLAIVQGGSMLNYLIGMFIAFGAAFVISLLLKYKTDSE
- a CDS encoding carbohydrate porin, whose protein sequence is MKPSHLAVTIGLLLSSPFYVSAANTDSIEARLNAMEQRLQQAEARAQAAEARADAAEKQTQQLATRTTQTEQKTQQVEQRTTALAKQKSFADGFEFHGYARSGLSINDSATSSKTDIGPGMSPAGQTGGHIGRLGNEDDTYVEIKLEHKQKLDNGATTRFKVMMADGQRSYNDWTGDDSKLNIREAFVELGSLPTFTGAFKDTTLWAGKRFDRDNFDIHWLDSDVVFLAGTGGGIYDVKWADSAKSNVSLYGRSLGPITSLDNDIKNYVFTTNNYVGPFQFMLSGLTAKNNDVKANTGTSRDNTVVTNTNAGDKGYHAMVAYHGDSFYGLRKGTSKTAILYGHGLGGEVKNIGADGNLTNDANTWRFATYGTTALNKTWSFAPSILAQTSKDRYVNGDSYEWVTFNARLIQEITENFALAYEGSYQYMDLDPRGYKNLNQVSGGFYKLTFAPTFKVGDIGNFFSRPELRVFASYMDWDKRLDNYSSEDTFGSTGFKAGGEWNFGIQMETWF